One segment of Ipomoea triloba cultivar NCNSP0323 chromosome 12, ASM357664v1 DNA contains the following:
- the LOC115998044 gene encoding galactan beta-1,4-galactosyltransferase GALS3-like — MSVKEKGGGGPGERKMFVGVVWNCAPELKLLLTALLLLFSIVTVLQFIPWRFTISAPTNLGSCLPAGPSPIATPIEPSSASPVELENGVVKRGFSGFGSAAYNFVIMSAYRGGYNTFAVMGLASKPLHVFGKPSYVCEWVPADVSRDSVSVAGDKILPDWGYGRVYTVVVVNCTFPVPVGDADTGGKLLIHAATNGAGDTHFNVTDTFTAMTETPQDFATFTSVFSSKPTYDYLYCGSSLYGNLSPQRVREWVAYHVRLMGKKSHFVIYDAGGVHPAVMEVLRPWMEKGYVTLQDVKEQERFDGYYHNQFLILNDCLHRYRFQTKWMFFFDVDEFIFVPKKKTLKSVLDSLSAYTQFTIEQMPMSNKLCLREDSGKTLRKWGFEKLVYKDVKRGIRRDRKYAVQPRNVVATGVHMSQNTVGKTTHKTEGRIMYFHYHGTIAERREPCRHLVNATALTVDNVPYVMDTTMRGIAGSVKRFELKTIGSVLQNTRQ, encoded by the exons ATGAGCGTTAAGGAGAAAGGTGGCGGTGGCCCCGGTGAGCGGAAGATGTTTGTTGGGGTGGTTTGGAACTGTGCGCCGGAGCTGAAGCTTCTCCTAACCGCTCTCCTCCTTCTCTTCTCTATTGTCACGGTTCTACAGTTTATCCCTTGGCGTTTCACCATTTCTGCACCCACGAATCTTGGGAGCTGTTTACCTGCTGGGCCGTCCCCAATTGCCACCCCGATCGAGCCCTCTTCTGCTTCTCCGGTGGAGCTTGAGAACGGCGTCGTTAAACGGGGGTTTAGTGGATTTGGCTCCGCCGCTTACAACTTCGTTATCATGTCAGCTTACCGAGGCGGTTACAACACCTTCGCCGTGATGGGACTGGCTTCAAAACCGCTGCACGTTTTCGGGAAGCCCAGTTACGTTTGCGAGTGGGTCCCGGCGGATGTTTCGCGGGATTCAGTTTCCGTCGCCGGCGACAAAATCCTCCCGGATTGGGGGTACGGCCGGGTGTACACGGTGGTGGTCGTCAATTGCACGTTCCCGGTTCCCGTCGGCGATGCTGACACCGGGGGCAAGCTCTTAATCCACGCCGCCACCAACGGCGCCGGCGACACCCACTTCAACGTTACCGACACGTTCACTGCCATGACCGAGACGCCGCAGGATTTCGCCACTTTCACCTCTGTGTTCTCGTCTAAGCCCACCTACGACTACCTCTACTGCGGTTCATCTCTGTACGGCAATTTGAGCCCTCAGAGGGTACGAGAATGGGTGGCGTATCACGTCCGATTGATGGGCAAAAAGTCCCATTTCGTGATTTACGACGCCGGCGGCGTACATCCTGCCGTGATGGAGGTTCTCCGGCCGTGGATGGAGAAGGGATACGTGACATTACAGGACGTGAAGGAGCAAGAGAGGTTCGATGGCTATTACCACAACCAATTCTTGATTTTGAACGACTGTTTGCATAGGTACAGATTCCAGACGAAATGGATGTTCTTCTTTGATGTGGATGAGTTCATCTTCGTCCCCAAGAAGAAGACTCTCAAGTCAGTGCTCGATTCCCTCTCTGCCTACACCCAATTCACCATTGAACAAATGCCCATGTCTAACAAGCTCTGTCTCCGTGAAGATTCCGGCAAAACACTCAG GAAATGGGGGTTTGAGAAGCTGGTGTACAAAGATGTGAAAAGAGGGATTCGGAGGGACAGGAAGTACGCGGTGCAGCCCCGCAACGTGGTGGCGACGGGGGTGCACATGTCGCAGAACACGGTGGGGAAAACGACGCACAAGACGGAGGGGCGCATCATGTATTTCCATTACCACGGCACCATCGCCGAACGCCGCGAGCCCTGCCGCCACCTAGTCAATGCCACGGCCCTCACCGTCGACAACGTCCCCTACGTGATGGACACCACAATGCGAGGAATCGCCGGCAGTGTCAAGAGATTCGAACTCAAGACCATTGGTTCTGTGTTACAAAACACACGCCAATAA